DNA sequence from the Malus domestica chromosome 06, GDT2T_hap1 genome:
attccggaacattccacacaagtgtacatatttaagcctcacctagaataatctagattaggcaagttgtatctagaactatgctagatatttttggatgtaagtaggggattctagaaccctccattgaggaggtgacttaggcctataaataggaggtaaggccatttggccaaaccatccaagaattgtaagcaattgtaaagttctcttaactttcaatacaaagcttcctttctcccatcttctaagtgatcttagcattctccaagctatcttagctttctttgtgattcgatccggggaagcgaggcttcgaaggcttacttagcttgttcatcgaggtattcaagtctaagtgccgcacgggcggaaggcttaaagagtcatcccgtgacactAGGCTTTATCAGGCTAGGATCTCCATCACAAGGGACAACAGTAGTCACCTTAACATTACTACTAAATAATTCTtaatctagtgatatttctcgtAAATGTTGGAAGATGTTCCAAGTTCTAATTCCTCATGCCCATTTATATGATAatcaagagagaaaaaaaaaaaaatcttgcgaGATTGACAGTCGAACATAACATACCAAACGATATGACAAAAACGTTCTCATGGGAAGCCGATCGAATCAAGATATATGCTTGAAACAAGAGGTAATTTTGTATGGCTGCTcaacctaaaccttccccaCTTGTATATGCCATTGACGTTCATGGCCTAGAAACCACACATGCAAATCTACCAACGTCAATATCATCTTCTATCAAGCATAAGTGCACAAGTTTAATGTAGGGCTCGTTTAAAAATGAACTTTTTAGGCAAAATGGTTGTTGAGATTAGCATAACTTTTCACTTTGATATCTAACAATGAAAGTTAATAGAAGCGGTCATTGAGTTTGTCCACTGgcaaatcattttggtcatttcatgaaaaatatgtCAATATCCTCGTTAAATTGTCACATGAACGGTCTAGTGACCACCTTTTTAcggatatttttgtcaaatcaactaTTCCACTTAATGAGAATATTGATAGAGTTTTCACAAAAGGAACAAAATGATTAATGGTAGACAAACTCAGGGATCACTTTTATCAATTTTCAGTGTCATGGGCCAAAGTGAAAAATTATGCCAATCTTAgaaatcattttggctaaaaaaccttaaaaatactttttagaaaaacacttcTATTCATAagggttttgaaaaaaaaaattaattaaaatgcaAATGCTTCTTGGAAGcacctttaatttttttgtcaaacacatACATAATGGTTTTAAAAGcgcttttagttattttaaaaatattttttaataagcacgtaaaaaaataaataaagaaaaaaagatagaaaatcCTTTGATTATAAGGATGAGAATTACATTAAAATGGCAATTTCTTTTACAAACATGAATTATCCTAAATGTCCTTGTTCCACCAACCAACCACAGTAACCCTATCATGCTCCGACTGCCACCAGTCACATTTTCGATCACCACAAGTCCTATAGTACCGAATTCTTCGAGTGCCACTCCCATATCCACCCGTCTGTAGAAGTGTCCCGTTGCTCAAGAAAAACCCCGATGAGAACCAGGTATCAGTGTACAGCCTCAGAGGCCAGACTTTGTTGCTAGAAATGTCATACTCCACGGAGTGAGCATAGCACGACGAGTCTGCTATATCATCGCGGCTATCTGTGCATCTGTTTCCATTGTGGCGCCTTCGAAGCCTGTAGCCCAAGGGCCTGCTTCTGTTGGTCAAACATGATGACAGTGTTGTGGTGTGTCAATGCCATAAGCGTAGTCACAACACTGGTGTTGTTTAGTAGCTAAATCCGATACAATGCAATGTGAAGAACCAGCAGTGAGGAAAGATTTCATCCCAGAAGGGAAGCGATTGTGGTGCGCCGTGAGAGagtaagagtgtttgagtgatGTGAAAAGAGTGGAAGCCTTTTAATACTTAGGCTAGTTGGCTAAAATTTAGGCTGCTCACATACAAAAAGTTGTAGAATTTTTTGAAAGACTCTTCCTGTGAAAGTGTGGGAGCTTATTACATTATTTGGGGCGTTTGGTTTTGTGATGTGCAACTTATTCGGTCTTTCATGCAATAAGCGGTGAGAATGGAGTGATGTTTTGATTGTAACTGTCATACTGTTACGTAGTGTTACACTTTATTTAAATTATaacttatttatttgtttattattgATATAAGTTAggttgagaaagtaattatgttgtcCACACATATCATAACACGTGCATTAGTAATGATGTGTGTTAATATGACAATCATCCTCAAGTGTTAAGTATCATGTGATGCTTCAATTTCACCCGGGTTATAACACATATACTTTCATTATTGATTTTACTTAGGCTGAGAAATGATCAACTATGTCGTTCACCCTTATCATAATACCTGGATTAATGACACCAGGTATTCTCTTGTGAAGGTGGGATTTGGCTTCCAAGAAACTCAATCATTTTATACCATGAATTCTCCATGCTTATTGCTTATGAAGATCTTTTCAAATTTGCATTAACTCCAGCCAGAAAAATTGAACATGTTGTAAAGTTGATGAACGACagttcatcttcatgtttgtgttGGACATAGAAACGACATGACGCTTATGCATCTGTTGAGCTGAAACGACATGCTATAGCTGAATAGGTGCTTTGCAGACGAGCCAGAAGGTGAGCTTTACTGACCGATTATATAAAGTATGTCTTGTGTACATACATAAGGCGTACAACCATTTATATGATGAATTTAATTGGACCAAAGTAGAAATAAGTAGACGCGAAAACAACgacaagaaacaaaaattcaaacaaacacAGAACTAGCAGTAGCAGCGATTCTAACCACGAGTGTCCAAGTACGACCATGACCTCCAAACGTAGACGTCCTTCATCCAGGAAAAGGGAAGATATCTACAAGGGACTCGGTTCCTTTTGATGAAAGACGATTGCAACGAATTGAAATGATCTTGGAGTTGAAGTTGCAGCAGTCCAAATTTCACATAGATTAACACCTAATAGAGCTTTATTCGGGTGTGGATGCTGGTTCTGCAAATGGGACATAAGTCGAGATCTTGTCCACAGTCACAGCATGTCTGCAAACAATATTAAAATCCAACTCACTTATTTGTTGTTCAAACCTTCATCCAATTCTGAAAGGTGTAAAAGATGTGTATAAGCAATACCTGATGCCCACAACCAAATGCCATATTCTTCGGATCGGTTAGGCAAATGGGACACACCtgcaagaataaaaaaatacgTCTAAACTAGTCATTTTGACGGGAATTTGATGTCCATGCCATACGTATTAAGCCTCCTCATAAAAAATAGTAGGAAGAGGGCAGTTACATGATTGTCAGAAGCTGAACCGGTAGGACTTGCTGTGCTAACAAACTCATCACGTTGCTTGGAAGGTGCACTTGGACGAAAACTACTTGATCGTGAAGTTTTTGGGGAGCTAAAAGGAGATGAACCGTAATGAGGTGGGGGCAGAGGTATCCTATCTGTAGCCTTCCCTCTTGTAGCACTATATAAGCAATGAAATGAAACGATGATTCGCAAATGAACTTATGTAACCCAAAGCTGCAATAGTAAATCCCTCAAAGCCCATTAGCCAGGAGGAGTTATAGATTATTACCCTAAAATATTAAGCTCTAGCGTTGCTTTATACTGAGAGGGTATTTCCATCAGTGCTGCAAGAGCAAACTCAGCTTCTTTTCtcgaacgatccatattctttGCCATAATTTCTGTAAAATTCACAAACTACAGAAGGCAAAATAAAGCGGCACCTTTTAATtaaagtttgaagaaagaaaacatAATAAAGCATATATACTCCATCAAGATGCTATCCACTATCCATTGCAATTAAAGTTCGAAATACTTGCCTGAAAGTTATCAAAGGCCCGGGCGGGGATGTTGTCATCAAATTCCTTCATCATATCCCACGGCCCATCTCCAACACCGACTAGTATAATTGATAAGGAGTACTCGCTGCAATATAACAAGGacattgtaaaataaaatggaaaaagaagaaggaaggaaggaataAGACCAAGGAAAACAAGCATTCCAAGAATGTACCTTGCTTTCACAATTGCTTCAACGGTTTTCCTTTCCTGTGGGCTTAACTGGCCACGTCCAGTATCAACACTTCTGGTCACCTGTGACAATTAACAGTCTCCTTTAACACAAAATAATTGAAGACACGAGATCATATTGCTACTAAAATAATTTGCTGCTTGAGCAGAAAACTCTCGAACAGGTATAAGTTATAATTATAAGATAGAGACTGAAAGCAATATACCTGCCCATCGGCTATGATCACCAATACATGGTACTGACCACCGCTTTGCTCAACAATAGTGATGCCCATTTCAATAATAGGGGCAAAGGATGTCGGCCCTGTCACAAGGAAAAAAGGGTATGAATCTCCATAAGCAACCAACCAACctagaaaaagaagaggaaaaggGAGTAAAACGAATTCCAACCGGCCAGTCGTAGCTGAGGGACTATTTCTCTATATCGTCTCAATACTTCTTCAAATCCATTGCAATAAGATCCCTCGTCCGGGTAGAAACTGAAAACTTCTTGGTCATGGGTTGATGCTGCAAATGTATGAAAATCACATAACATCTATATTGTCAAAACTCGAAAGGCTAAATTTCAAGAGTAAGACAACTGTTAGATAAGATACCATCTCCAAATCCAAAACAGGGAATCAAGTTATCTTCATCAAAGGAAGACAATGTTTTCCCTATAATTGCAATTGCCTGTTCGTAAGGATTTTGCTCTCCTCCAATGTGATGCAAGCTTTTCCGATGAAATGACCTTGCACCTGTCCACTCGTTGCTTTTTGTGAAATCAATGCCAACAATAAGATTGGATGACTCAAGACCAGCACGCACCAATGCATCTGTGACCTATCGAAAGATACGAGTAGGAATGTCATGATGATTACAAAAGTAACATTAGCAATAACAGTGATTTCACATCGTATTTGCTTCAAAGACAGATGACAGTGATATAACTATTGAATATGCACATTGAGATATTGAGCCAAACATTGAG
Encoded proteins:
- the LOC103437654 gene encoding E3 ubiquitin-protein ligase RGLG2-like → MGGKSSKRSTSRQPSFGSGSRSWSHQSYQEAPYAQPPLIPSYAPPSQDYRHQQHYAPPPQSHGSAWPTGSNVGSGTKFRRINDDYNSLDQVTDALVRAGLESSNLIVGIDFTKSNEWTGARSFHRKSLHHIGGEQNPYEQAIAIIGKTLSSFDEDNLIPCFGFGDASTHDQEVFSFYPDEGSYCNGFEEVLRRYREIVPQLRLAGPTSFAPIIEMGITIVEQSGGQYHVLVIIADGQVTRSVDTGRGQLSPQERKTVEAIVKASEYSLSIILVGVGDGPWDMMKEFDDNIPARAFDNFQFVNFTEIMAKNMDRSRKEAEFALAALMEIPSQYKATLELNILGATRGKATDRIPLPPPHYGSSPFSSPKTSRSSSFRPSAPSKQRDEFVSTASPTGSASDNHVCPICLTDPKNMAFGCGHQTCCDCGQDLDLCPICRTSIHTRIKLY